One segment of Leeia aquatica DNA contains the following:
- the greB gene encoding transcription elongation factor GreB — protein MSKAFTRENDQDDDDDLGGAPPVPSGSKNYMTPKGHRRMQDELRQLVTTTRPELVQVVSWAASNGDRSENGDYLYGKKRLREIDRRIRFLTKRLEQAEVVPTTRTDTDQAFFGATVCYSHADGVERTVSIVGLDEIDPARGYVSWISPIARALNKARAGDVVRLQTPNGWEELDVLDVRYEDLD, from the coding sequence ATGAGCAAAGCCTTTACCCGCGAAAACGATCAGGACGACGATGATGATCTGGGCGGTGCCCCGCCTGTTCCGTCCGGCAGCAAGAACTACATGACCCCCAAAGGGCACCGTCGCATGCAAGATGAGCTGCGGCAATTGGTCACCACCACCCGCCCGGAGCTGGTGCAGGTGGTCAGCTGGGCCGCCAGCAATGGTGATCGCTCGGAAAATGGCGATTATCTGTATGGCAAGAAGCGGCTGCGCGAAATCGACCGTCGCATCCGCTTCCTCACCAAGCGGCTGGAACAGGCGGAAGTGGTGCCGACCACCCGCACCGATACCGACCAGGCGTTTTTTGGTGCCACTGTCTGCTATAGCCATGCCGACGGGGTGGAGCGGACCGTGTCCATTGTCGGGCTGGACGAAATCGACCCGGCGCGTGGCTATGTCAGCTGGATTTCACCGATTGCCCGCGCGCTGAACAAAGCCCGCGCTGGCGATGTGGTGCGCCTGCAAACCCCGAATGGCTGGGAAGAACTGGACGTACTCGACGTCCGCTACGAGGATCTGGACTGA
- the nudC gene encoding NAD(+) diphosphatase translates to MLPSRFEPALTPPADSQAAPLYFVFRNGELLLQGEPAQLAPLPAQTDGLHYLGQLEDTPCYTAHYPHDDTPEGCQWVGLRASHALIGNELFQIAGRASQILEWDRSHRFCGVCGNPTRIKPGERARECTACGHQVWPRISPAMMVLVRRGKQLLMARGPHFPPGVYSALAGFVEAGESLEQTVHREVREEVGVRIHNLRYFHSQSWPFPHSLMLAFTADYLEGELTPDLYEIEDARWFDIDDLPNWPFKASIAHQLLSHVVAQIRQEEG, encoded by the coding sequence ATGTTGCCCTCTCGCTTTGAACCGGCATTAACCCCGCCTGCAGACAGCCAGGCAGCGCCACTCTACTTTGTGTTCCGCAACGGTGAGCTGCTGCTGCAGGGTGAACCGGCACAACTGGCGCCTCTTCCGGCCCAGACCGACGGGCTGCATTATCTGGGCCAGCTGGAAGACACCCCTTGCTACACCGCCCACTACCCGCATGACGATACGCCAGAGGGCTGCCAGTGGGTGGGCCTGCGGGCCAGCCACGCGCTGATTGGCAATGAGCTGTTCCAGATTGCCGGGCGTGCCAGCCAGATTCTGGAATGGGACCGCAGCCATCGTTTCTGCGGCGTCTGCGGCAACCCGACCCGGATCAAGCCGGGTGAGCGGGCGCGTGAGTGCACCGCCTGCGGGCATCAGGTCTGGCCGCGTATCAGCCCGGCCATGATGGTGCTGGTTCGCCGTGGCAAACAGCTGCTGATGGCACGCGGCCCACACTTCCCGCCGGGGGTTTACAGCGCGCTGGCGGGCTTTGTCGAAGCCGGCGAATCGCTGGAACAGACGGTACACCGCGAGGTGCGTGAAGAGGTCGGCGTACGCATCCACAACCTGCGCTACTTCCACAGCCAGAGCTGGCCGTTTCCGCACTCGCTGATGCTGGCCTTTACCGCAGACTATCTGGAGGGTGAGCTCACTCCGGATCTGTACGAGATCGAGGACGCGCGCTGGTTTGACATCGACGACCTGCCAAACTGGCCGTTCAAGGCCAGTATTGCGCACCAGCTATTGAGCCACGTGGTGGCACAGATCCGTCAGGAAGAAGGCTGA
- a CDS encoding arylesterase — MRRIVFGLSGLLVGMAHAATILVLGDSLSAGYGLQRDQGWVDLLGKKVAGQHQVVNASVSGETSAGGRSRVAVLLQQHRPGIVIVELGGNDALRGLPLNTTTDNLSAIVQLSQQAGAKVLLVGMQMPANYGKAYNEKFSAVYRQVSEQRQVRLMPLFLAPLAGKREAFQVDGIHPVAAAQPLLLEAIWPYLKPLLK; from the coding sequence TTGCGTCGTATCGTATTCGGATTGTCAGGCCTGCTGGTCGGCATGGCCCATGCGGCTACCATTCTGGTGCTGGGGGACAGTCTGTCCGCCGGTTATGGTTTGCAACGTGACCAAGGCTGGGTTGACCTGCTGGGCAAGAAGGTAGCGGGTCAGCATCAGGTGGTCAATGCCAGTGTATCGGGTGAAACCAGTGCCGGTGGCCGTAGTCGCGTGGCTGTACTGCTGCAGCAGCACCGGCCGGGCATTGTCATCGTCGAGCTGGGTGGCAACGATGCTCTGCGCGGACTGCCGCTCAATACCACCACGGACAACCTGTCTGCCATTGTGCAGCTGAGCCAGCAGGCTGGCGCCAAGGTGCTGCTGGTCGGCATGCAGATGCCTGCCAACTATGGCAAGGCCTACAACGAGAAGTTCAGTGCGGTGTACCGTCAGGTGTCCGAGCAGCGACAAGTTCGCCTGATGCCCTTGTTCCTGGCCCCCTTGGCGGGCAAGCGCGAGGCGTTCCAGGTGGATGGCATCCATCCGGTAGCGGCAGCGCAACCCTTGCTGCTGGAAGCGATCTGGCCCTATCTCAAACCGCTGCTGAAATAA
- a CDS encoding ABC transporter ATP-binding protein, translating into MTDTTAILQATRLGRTVQVHDQALPLLQDIHLTVHAGETLAVVGRSGSGKSTLLALLAGLDQFDHGDVQLFGQSLAGLDEDGRARLRAGRVGFVFQNFQLLPTLSALENVRLPLELAGDREADARARDMLQQVGLAERIEHMPAQLSGGEQQRVALARAFVIRPQLLFADEPTGNLDAHTGEQISDLLFDLNQRFGTTLVLITHDEELARRCQRRLTLAGGRQLAEAMESSTT; encoded by the coding sequence ATGACTGATACAACGGCCATCCTGCAAGCCACCCGTCTCGGGCGCACGGTTCAAGTCCACGATCAGGCCCTGCCCTTGCTGCAGGACATCCACCTGACGGTTCACGCCGGTGAAACCCTGGCGGTGGTGGGCCGCTCCGGTTCGGGCAAATCCACATTGCTGGCCTTGCTGGCCGGACTGGACCAGTTTGACCACGGCGACGTGCAGTTGTTCGGCCAGTCACTGGCCGGGCTGGATGAGGATGGCCGAGCCCGTTTGCGTGCAGGCCGGGTCGGCTTTGTGTTTCAGAACTTCCAGCTGTTGCCCACGCTGAGCGCACTGGAGAATGTGCGTTTGCCACTGGAGCTGGCTGGCGACCGTGAAGCCGATGCCCGTGCGCGAGACATGTTACAGCAAGTGGGCCTGGCCGAGCGCATCGAGCACATGCCGGCACAGTTATCCGGTGGTGAGCAGCAGCGGGTAGCGCTGGCGCGCGCCTTTGTCATCCGCCCGCAATTGCTGTTTGCCGATGAGCCGACAGGCAACCTTGATGCCCATACTGGCGAGCAGATCAGTGATTTACTGTTTGACCTCAACCAGCGCTTCGGCACCACACTGGTGCTGATTACCCATGATGAGGAGCTGGCACGCCGCTGTCAGCGCCGGTTGACTTTGGCGGGGGGCCGTCAGCTGGCAGAAGCGATGGAGTCGTCCACCACCTGA
- the dusA gene encoding tRNA dihydrouridine(20/20a) synthase DusA, whose protein sequence is MPDMTTLPPRRLAIAPMLDWTDRFYRYFFRQISRHTWLYTEMVNTGAILHGDRERFLRFDPLEQPVALQLGGSDPADLARCARLAEQWGYDEVNLNVGCPSERVQSGSFGACLMAEPALVAECLQAMQDQVSIPVTVKHRIGINEVEHYDYLRHFVETVARHSQTTVFIVHARNAILKGLSPKENREIPPLKYPYVYQLKAAFPELEILINGGITTLAQAEAHLQHVDGVMIGREAYHNPYALVQADARLYGDNHPVPTRTEVLQAFLPFVEQELQAGVPLKFMARHILGLFQGCFGARVWRRMLSDASRLKANDPQLLLEALAQVVDDSIASAS, encoded by the coding sequence CTGCCTGACATGACTACCCTGCCGCCCCGGCGACTGGCGATTGCGCCGATGCTGGACTGGACCGACCGCTTTTACCGCTACTTTTTCCGCCAGATCAGCCGCCATACCTGGCTGTATACCGAGATGGTCAATACGGGGGCCATCTTGCATGGTGACCGCGAGCGCTTCCTGCGCTTTGACCCGCTGGAACAACCGGTGGCGCTGCAGCTGGGGGGCAGCGATCCGGCTGATCTGGCGCGCTGTGCCAGGCTGGCAGAGCAATGGGGCTACGACGAGGTGAACCTTAATGTCGGCTGCCCCAGCGAGCGGGTGCAATCCGGCTCCTTTGGCGCCTGCTTGATGGCTGAGCCCGCGCTGGTAGCGGAATGTCTGCAGGCGATGCAGGACCAGGTGTCGATTCCGGTGACGGTGAAGCACCGCATCGGCATCAATGAGGTGGAGCATTACGATTACCTCCGCCACTTTGTGGAGACGGTGGCGCGGCACAGCCAGACCACGGTGTTCATCGTGCATGCCCGCAATGCCATCCTCAAGGGCCTCTCCCCCAAGGAAAACCGGGAAATCCCGCCGCTGAAATACCCTTATGTCTACCAGCTGAAAGCTGCATTTCCTGAGCTGGAAATCCTCATCAACGGCGGCATCACGACGCTGGCGCAGGCGGAAGCGCATTTGCAGCACGTTGACGGCGTGATGATCGGCCGCGAGGCCTACCATAACCCTTACGCACTGGTGCAGGCGGATGCCCGGCTGTATGGTGACAACCACCCCGTGCCGACCCGGACTGAAGTGCTGCAGGCTTTCCTGCCCTTTGTCGAACAGGAACTGCAGGCCGGGGTGCCGCTCAAGTTCATGGCACGCCACATCCTGGGTTTGTTCCAGGGCTGCTTTGGTGCGCGGGTGTGGCGGCGCATGCTGTCTGACGCCAGCCGCCTCAAGGCCAATGACCCGCAACTGCTGCTGGAGGCCCTGGCTCAGGTGGTGGACGACTCCATCGCTTCTGCCAGCTGA
- a CDS encoding DUF4336 domain-containing protein, producing MTLHALAPNLWHAQHQFSVFGIQASSRMTVVRFANGQLWLHSPIRLTPELQAAVSNLGEVTWLVAPSKMHHLFVGDWQQAFPQAKLYGPRGLARKRPDLTTLQPLPEQALPEWADELLQLPIRGIPAMGESVWLHRASETLILTDLCMWIMGDVPASSRAYASLMGVRKAPNVSRLVRFVTRDKPAARDSVRQMLQWPILRVILGHNTVLEQDAKATLQQALSWFER from the coding sequence ATGACCTTGCACGCCCTGGCCCCCAATCTGTGGCACGCCCAACATCAGTTCAGCGTTTTTGGCATCCAGGCCAGTTCGCGCATGACGGTGGTCCGCTTTGCCAATGGGCAACTGTGGCTGCATTCACCGATCCGGCTGACCCCGGAGCTGCAAGCCGCGGTCAGCAATTTGGGCGAGGTGACCTGGCTGGTGGCCCCCAGCAAGATGCATCACCTGTTTGTGGGAGACTGGCAGCAGGCCTTCCCTCAGGCCAAACTGTACGGGCCACGCGGTCTGGCACGCAAACGCCCGGACTTGACCACCCTGCAGCCGCTCCCTGAGCAGGCCTTGCCGGAATGGGCGGATGAGCTGTTGCAACTGCCTATCCGGGGCATCCCGGCGATGGGCGAGTCGGTCTGGCTGCACCGCGCCAGCGAAACCCTGATCCTGACCGATCTGTGCATGTGGATCATGGGTGACGTCCCCGCCAGCAGCCGCGCTTACGCCAGCCTGATGGGCGTGCGCAAGGCACCCAACGTGTCGCGACTGGTGCGTTTCGTCACCCGCGACAAGCCCGCCGCGCGAGACAGCGTCCGGCAGATGCTGCAATGGCCGATCTTGCGGGTGATCCTCGGCCACAATACAGTGCTGGAGCAGGATGCCAAGGCCACCTTGCAGCAGGCCCTCAGCTGGTTTGAACGCTGA
- a CDS encoding sulfurtransferase TusA family protein, with product MHIDRDIDLKGLNCPLPILRTKKALADMSSGQTLQVWATDPGTPTDFAQFCRQTGHQLLLSEQVDGAFHFVLQRK from the coding sequence ATGCACATCGACCGCGACATTGACCTCAAAGGGCTGAACTGCCCGCTGCCCATTTTGCGCACCAAGAAGGCACTGGCCGACATGAGCAGCGGCCAGACGCTACAGGTGTGGGCCACCGACCCCGGCACCCCGACCGACTTCGCCCAGTTTTGCCGCCAGACCGGGCATCAACTGCTGCTGTCCGAGCAGGTCGACGGGGCTTTCCACTTTGTGCTGCAGCGCAAGTAA
- a CDS encoding SDR family NAD(P)-dependent oxidoreductase, whose translation MKIPLHRRKPALLLVGCGDIAWRLLPWLLPRFRVYALLRNPERAERWRAQGAHILPGDLDRWPVSTRRLGFVRHVVMLAPPDPDGRDDPRGRRLLAMLSRADSSKFNSLPQGMVYISTSGVYGDCGGAAVPETRPLAARNPRALRRVEAEQRLRHWGRSARRRLSILRVPGIYAAVRLPEARLRAGTAALHAAEDSYTNHIHADDLAGIVAAALFRGRPQRVYHACDDSRQKMGDYFDAVADALHLSRPPRISRAEAQQQLSPGLLSFLNESRQLENQRLKRELRYRLRYPTVVEGLRELGVTRGA comes from the coding sequence ATGAAAATACCCTTGCATCGTCGTAAACCCGCCCTGCTGCTGGTGGGGTGCGGCGATATTGCCTGGCGTCTGCTGCCGTGGCTGCTGCCCCGGTTTCGCGTGTACGCACTGCTGCGCAATCCGGAGCGCGCCGAGCGCTGGCGTGCGCAAGGCGCACACATCTTGCCGGGGGATCTCGACCGCTGGCCGGTTTCCACCCGTCGGCTCGGTTTCGTTCGCCATGTGGTGATGCTGGCGCCACCGGATCCGGACGGGCGGGATGACCCTCGTGGACGCCGCCTGCTGGCGATGCTGTCCCGCGCAGACTCAAGCAAATTCAACAGTTTACCACAAGGCATGGTCTACATCAGTACCAGCGGTGTGTATGGAGATTGTGGCGGGGCAGCGGTGCCGGAAACCCGGCCCTTGGCGGCGCGCAATCCGCGTGCCTTGCGTCGGGTCGAAGCAGAGCAGCGCCTGCGGCATTGGGGTCGCTCCGCCCGGCGGCGGCTGAGTATCCTGCGGGTACCCGGCATTTATGCCGCAGTGCGCTTGCCGGAAGCACGGTTGCGCGCCGGTACAGCGGCGCTGCACGCAGCAGAGGACAGCTATACCAATCACATCCATGCTGATGACCTTGCCGGAATCGTAGCGGCAGCATTGTTTCGGGGCAGGCCGCAGCGGGTGTACCACGCCTGCGATGATTCCCGGCAAAAAATGGGAGACTACTTCGATGCCGTGGCCGATGCCCTGCACTTGTCGCGTCCGCCGCGTATCAGCCGTGCTGAAGCGCAACAGCAGCTGTCACCCGGCTTGTTGTCTTTCCTCAATGAGTCGCGCCAGCTGGAGAACCAGCGGCTGAAGCGGGAACTGCGCTATCGCTTGCGCTACCCGACGGTGGTGGAGGGCTTGCGTGAGCTGGGGGTGACACGCGGGGCCTAG
- a CDS encoding CDP-6-deoxy-delta-3,4-glucoseen reductase: MSRQVTLQPSGHQFTANEGETILDAAMRAGYNLPYSCRNGACGSCKGNVLEGTVDYGNHSANALSETDKAAGKALFCCAVPQGDVTLEVREVAGAKDIVARTLPCRVQSIDKPADDVAVLSLKLPTNERLQFMAGQYIDILMKDGKRRSFSLANAPHDDEFLQLHIRHVAGGSFSDYVFNGMKEREIMRFNGPHGSFFLREDSDKPMILLASGTGFAPIKGIVEHMLHEQCDRPVVFYWGARRPKDLYMFELAASWQTLHPNFSFIPVVSDALPEDQWQGRTGFVHQAVLDDFADLSGYQVYACGAPIVVEAAHNAFTRERGLPEDEFFSDAFFLSKDMKPNG; the protein is encoded by the coding sequence ATGTCTCGCCAAGTCACTTTGCAACCCAGCGGCCACCAGTTTACCGCAAATGAGGGTGAAACCATCCTGGACGCCGCCATGCGCGCTGGATACAACCTGCCCTACAGCTGCCGCAATGGTGCGTGCGGCTCGTGCAAAGGCAATGTACTGGAAGGCACGGTTGATTATGGCAACCATTCTGCCAATGCCCTGAGTGAGACTGACAAAGCGGCGGGCAAGGCGCTGTTCTGCTGCGCCGTACCGCAGGGTGATGTGACACTGGAAGTGCGTGAAGTAGCCGGCGCCAAGGACATTGTGGCCCGCACCCTGCCGTGCCGGGTACAGTCGATCGACAAGCCGGCAGACGATGTTGCCGTGCTGTCGCTGAAGCTGCCGACCAACGAGCGCCTGCAATTCATGGCAGGCCAGTACATCGACATCCTGATGAAGGATGGCAAACGTCGCAGCTTTTCGCTGGCCAATGCCCCGCATGATGACGAATTCCTGCAACTGCATATCCGGCACGTGGCGGGGGGCAGCTTCTCCGACTATGTGTTCAATGGCATGAAAGAGCGCGAGATCATGCGCTTCAACGGCCCGCATGGCAGCTTTTTCCTGCGCGAAGACAGCGACAAGCCGATGATCCTGCTGGCCAGCGGCACCGGTTTTGCGCCGATCAAAGGGATAGTCGAGCATATGCTGCACGAACAGTGCGACCGCCCGGTGGTGTTCTACTGGGGCGCGCGCCGTCCCAAAGACTTGTACATGTTTGAGCTGGCCGCAAGCTGGCAGACCCTGCACCCCAACTTCAGCTTCATTCCGGTGGTCTCGGATGCACTGCCAGAAGACCAGTGGCAGGGCCGTACTGGCTTTGTGCACCAGGCGGTGCTGGACGATTTTGCCGATCTGTCCGGTTATCAGGTATACGCTTGCGGTGCCCCCATCGTGGTGGAGGCCGCCCACAATGCCTTTACACGTGAGCGGGGCCTGCCAGAAGACGAGTTCTTCTCGGATGCCTTCTTTCTGTCCAAGGACATGAAGCCCAACGGTTGA
- a CDS encoding substrate-binding periplasmic protein yields MQLFTEEWPPITFSREGKPTGLAVEVVQAIQKRLGQQQDIQVVPWARGYRMATSVPDVMLFTTTRTAEREQLFTLVGPVALGINNLYVRQADTLQLRALDDAKLHGLIGVYKDTVFQQFLERQGFDNLDISPDPQSAARKLLAGRVRFWFDSNLTAPAILKGLHVPTTAIRSVMAVEENNLYLAFSKGTPAATIESWRASLLALKQSGEFTRIYQRWLPGELPPMKVEVIGIMPH; encoded by the coding sequence TTGCAACTGTTCACGGAAGAGTGGCCCCCCATCACATTCAGCCGTGAGGGCAAACCCACCGGGCTGGCGGTGGAAGTGGTACAGGCCATCCAGAAGCGGCTAGGCCAACAGCAGGATATCCAGGTGGTGCCTTGGGCACGGGGTTATCGCATGGCGACCTCGGTGCCCGATGTCATGCTGTTCACCACCACGCGCACGGCGGAACGGGAGCAGCTGTTCACCCTGGTGGGCCCAGTCGCCCTGGGTATCAACAACCTGTATGTGCGGCAAGCGGATACCCTCCAACTGCGGGCGCTGGATGATGCCAAGCTGCATGGTCTGATTGGCGTTTACAAGGATACGGTGTTCCAGCAATTCCTAGAGCGACAGGGCTTTGACAACCTCGATATTTCACCGGACCCGCAAAGCGCTGCACGCAAGCTGCTGGCCGGGCGAGTTCGCTTCTGGTTTGACTCCAACCTGACCGCGCCCGCCATTCTGAAAGGGCTGCACGTCCCCACTACGGCCATACGCAGTGTGATGGCCGTGGAGGAAAACAACCTTTATCTGGCCTTCTCCAAAGGCACCCCGGCGGCCACCATCGAGAGCTGGCGTGCCAGCTTGCTGGCCCTCAAGCAAAGTGGCGAATTTACCCGCATCTACCAGCGCTGGCTTCCGGGTGAACTGCCCCCCATGAAAGTGGAAGTGATCGGCATCATGCCGCATTGA
- a CDS encoding substrate-binding periplasmic protein codes for MPRLRATLLLPIVLSILASAAASALQVFTEEWPPITFSEAGKPTGLAVEVVQAMQKRIGQQQAIQVVPWARGYRMATTLPDVMLFTTTRTAEREQLFTMLGPVALGVNHLYVRRNDNVQLRTLEEAKTMGLVGVYKDSVWQQQLERQGFDTLDISPDPQSAARKLLAGRVRFWYDSNLTAPAILKELREPTTAIRSVMAVEENALYLAFSKGTPASTIESWRQALQAVKDSGEFARIYQHWLPGEKVPMRVEVIGVPPGTPTR; via the coding sequence ATGCCACGGCTTCGCGCAACACTGTTGCTCCCCATTGTACTGTCGATCCTCGCCAGTGCAGCGGCCTCTGCTTTGCAGGTCTTCACCGAGGAATGGCCCCCAATCACCTTTAGCGAAGCCGGCAAACCCACCGGTCTGGCCGTTGAGGTGGTGCAGGCCATGCAGAAGAGAATCGGCCAGCAGCAGGCGATCCAGGTGGTGCCGTGGGCCCGTGGCTATCGCATGGCCACCACCTTGCCGGATGTGATGCTGTTCACCACCACCCGTACGGCGGAACGCGAGCAACTGTTCACCATGCTGGGGCCGGTGGCCTTGGGGGTAAACCATCTGTATGTGCGCCGCAATGACAACGTGCAGCTGCGTACGCTGGAAGAAGCCAAGACCATGGGCTTGGTCGGTGTATACAAGGATTCCGTCTGGCAGCAGCAGCTGGAGCGACAGGGCTTTGACACCCTGGATATCTCGCCCGATCCGCAAAGTGCTGCACGCAAACTGTTGGCCGGGCGGGTACGCTTCTGGTACGACTCCAACCTCACCGCCCCCGCCATCCTGAAAGAGCTGCGCGAGCCTACCACTGCCATCCGCAGTGTCATGGCGGTAGAAGAAAATGCCCTGTACCTGGCGTTTTCCAAAGGTACGCCGGCCAGTACCATTGAAAGCTGGCGTCAGGCGCTGCAGGCGGTCAAGGACAGTGGTGAGTTTGCGCGTATCTACCAGCATTGGTTACCTGGCGAGAAGGTTCCCATGCGGGTGGAGGTGATCGGCGTACCCCCCGGCACCCCTACCCGCTGA
- a CDS encoding SCO family protein: MMWRWLWMVVLLLGLQGCKQPEPFVATDITGSAIGGDFSLVDFNGKARKLADFKGKLVVLFFGYTHCPDVCPVTLGELANVRKRMGEDFRDVQVLFVSADPARDTAAVLRQYVTYFSPDFLGLRAEGAALAQFKANYKLVGEAQKPDANGNYAVDHSAASFVLDRQGRARLMVPLGHGTENWAHDLRLLLAE, translated from the coding sequence ATGATGTGGCGCTGGCTATGGATGGTTGTGCTGTTGCTGGGTCTGCAGGGCTGCAAGCAGCCGGAGCCTTTTGTGGCCACCGACATTACCGGCTCCGCCATCGGCGGGGATTTCTCGCTGGTGGATTTCAATGGCAAAGCCCGCAAGCTGGCCGACTTCAAGGGCAAGCTGGTGGTGCTGTTCTTTGGCTACACCCACTGCCCGGATGTCTGCCCGGTGACACTGGGGGAGCTCGCCAATGTGCGCAAGCGGATGGGTGAGGATTTCCGCGATGTGCAGGTACTGTTTGTTAGCGCCGATCCGGCACGCGACACTGCAGCCGTGCTACGGCAGTACGTGACCTATTTCTCGCCTGATTTCCTCGGGCTACGTGCCGAAGGTGCAGCATTGGCCCAGTTTAAAGCAAATTACAAACTGGTCGGGGAGGCGCAAAAACCGGACGCCAACGGCAATTATGCCGTAGACCATTCCGCCGCTTCCTTTGTGCTGGACCGGCAGGGCAGGGCCAGGCTGATGGTGCCGCTGGGTCATGGCACGGAAAACTGGGCGCACGACCTCAGGCTGCTACTGGCCGAGTAG
- the cyoE gene encoding heme o synthase, whose product MTISTPPASTRLRWQEFMALTKPRVVSLIVFCAVIGMLLSTPGMVPWPVLLAGTVGIAAVAGAAAAINCLVEQRIDAVMARTKGRPLPKGQVSEREVLQWAVLLGGGGMVLLWLWVNPLTMWLTLATFVGYAIIYTLLLKPSTPQNIVIGGASGAMPPVLGWAAVTGQVPAEAWVLFLIIFTWTPPHFWALALYRKDEYAKAGLPMLPVTHGPQFTRLHILLYTVILFAATLLPVAIRMSGWIYLTSAVVLGAYFLWLAVRIHRHYSDALSQHTFRYSILYLSLLFAALLLDHYWHWPVTV is encoded by the coding sequence ATGACAATCAGTACCCCCCCTGCTTCCACCCGCCTGCGTTGGCAGGAATTCATGGCCTTGACCAAGCCACGTGTGGTGTCGCTGATCGTGTTTTGTGCCGTGATCGGCATGCTGCTCTCCACGCCGGGGATGGTGCCTTGGCCGGTGCTGCTGGCAGGTACCGTGGGGATTGCTGCGGTGGCGGGCGCTGCTGCTGCCATCAATTGCCTGGTGGAACAACGCATTGATGCGGTGATGGCACGCACCAAGGGCCGCCCCTTGCCCAAAGGGCAGGTGTCCGAGCGAGAGGTGCTGCAGTGGGCCGTGTTGCTGGGCGGTGGTGGCATGGTACTGCTCTGGCTGTGGGTCAACCCACTGACCATGTGGCTGACGCTGGCGACCTTTGTCGGCTACGCCATCATCTACACCCTGTTGCTCAAGCCCTCGACCCCGCAGAACATCGTGATCGGGGGGGCCAGTGGTGCCATGCCGCCGGTACTGGGCTGGGCCGCCGTTACCGGACAGGTGCCAGCGGAAGCCTGGGTGCTGTTCCTGATCATCTTTACCTGGACGCCGCCACACTTCTGGGCGCTGGCCTTGTACCGCAAAGATGAATACGCCAAGGCGGGGCTGCCGATGTTGCCGGTGACCCATGGCCCACAGTTCACCCGGCTGCATATCCTGCTCTACACCGTGATCCTGTTCGCAGCTACCTTGCTGCCGGTAGCTATCCGCATGTCGGGCTGGATCTACTTGACGAGTGCGGTGGTGCTGGGAGCCTATTTCCTGTGGCTGGCCGTCCGTATTCACCGCCACTATAGCGACGCTTTGTCACAGCATACCTTCCGCTATTCCATCCTATACTTGTCCCTCTTGTTCGCCGCGCTGCTGCTGGATCATTACTGGCACTGGCCGGTCACCGTTTAA
- a CDS encoding COX15/CtaA family protein has translation MAYRKLVIWTTLITALLLALGAYVRLSDAGLGCPDWPGCYGKLSPAHAAEEISAAQQAHPTGPVSMGKAWKEMIHRFVASGVGLLIIAITIMAWRQRERLQQSPLLASVLLPLVIFQGLLGMWTVTLLLKPAIVTSHLIGGMTLLGLLSWLAMRQVFTKHAASGSEYRHLRGLALLALLVLACQIILGGWVSTNYAATVCSDFPTCQGQWWPQTDFRHAFHVLRELGETPDGQMLTQANLTAIHMVHRLGALLTLLVVGAFAWRAQHAYGLTRHARIVLALLLLQVSLGIGNILLQLPLAVAVAHNLVAALLLCSVVTLNYRVWTGRIRSA, from the coding sequence ATGGCATACCGCAAACTGGTGATCTGGACGACTCTCATTACCGCCCTGCTGCTGGCGCTGGGGGCCTATGTCCGCCTGTCGGATGCGGGCCTCGGCTGCCCGGACTGGCCGGGCTGCTATGGCAAATTGAGCCCGGCTCATGCGGCGGAGGAAATTAGCGCGGCCCAGCAAGCCCATCCCACCGGTCCGGTGTCGATGGGCAAAGCATGGAAAGAGATGATTCACCGCTTTGTGGCCAGCGGTGTCGGCCTGCTGATCATTGCCATCACCATCATGGCCTGGCGGCAGCGTGAACGTCTGCAGCAGTCGCCGCTACTGGCCAGCGTGTTGTTGCCGCTGGTGATTTTCCAGGGGCTGCTGGGCATGTGGACGGTCACCTTGCTGCTCAAGCCCGCCATTGTCACCTCGCACTTGATCGGCGGCATGACCCTGCTGGGGCTACTCAGCTGGCTGGCAATGCGGCAGGTCTTCACCAAGCATGCTGCATCCGGCAGCGAATATCGACATTTGCGTGGCCTGGCCTTGCTGGCTTTGCTGGTACTGGCCTGCCAGATCATTCTGGGTGGCTGGGTCAGCACCAACTATGCGGCAACGGTGTGCTCGGATTTCCCGACCTGCCAGGGGCAATGGTGGCCGCAGACGGATTTCCGCCATGCCTTTCATGTCCTGCGTGAGCTGGGGGAAACCCCCGACGGGCAAATGCTGACCCAAGCCAATCTCACTGCCATCCATATGGTGCACCGGCTGGGTGCGCTGCTGACCTTGCTGGTGGTAGGCGCGTTTGCCTGGCGGGCGCAGCACGCCTATGGCCTCACCCGGCATGCCCGCATCGTGCTGGCCTTGCTGTTGCTGCAGGTGTCGCTGGGGATTGGCAATATTCTGTTGCAGCTGCCACTGGCGGTGGCGGTGGCGCATAATCTGGTGGCGGCTTTGCTGCTGTGCAGTGTGGTGACGCTGAATTATCGCGTCTGGACCGGGCGTATCCGTAGTGCATGA